Proteins encoded together in one Anaerolineae bacterium window:
- a CDS encoding oxidoreductase translates to MASTNGKPKLALYWASSCGGCEIAVLATHEKLLDVAEAFDIVFWPCAMDFKQAEVEAMADGEIDVCLFNGAIRNDHNAHMAHLLRQKSKVLVAFGSCANEGCMPGLANFTDREHILRFIYQDSPSTDNPQGVRPQLRTEVPEGTLELPEFWNTVKTLDQVVPVDYYLPGCPPEAKWVVAAVEAILTNKLPPPGSVIGMDVAVCDECPRKRDVKKITRFYRPQEIVPDPEICLLEQGLFCAGIATRAGCGALCPSVNMGCRGCYGPVEGVEDIGARLISAVASVIEAKTPEEIDAVLDTLPDPAGYFYRFSLARSFLRRTRMGQQDGRRVAEPIAEVPRLEPELAD, encoded by the coding sequence ATGGCTAGTACCAATGGCAAACCCAAGCTGGCTCTGTACTGGGCGTCCTCCTGCGGAGGTTGCGAGATCGCGGTACTGGCCACCCACGAAAAGCTACTCGATGTGGCGGAGGCTTTTGACATTGTCTTCTGGCCGTGCGCGATGGACTTCAAGCAGGCGGAGGTGGAGGCGATGGCCGATGGCGAGATCGACGTCTGCCTGTTCAATGGCGCGATCCGCAACGACCATAACGCCCATATGGCCCATCTGCTGCGCCAGAAGAGCAAAGTGCTGGTGGCCTTTGGTAGTTGCGCCAATGAAGGGTGCATGCCCGGCCTGGCCAACTTCACCGATCGCGAGCATATCCTGCGCTTCATCTACCAGGATTCGCCCAGCACCGATAACCCCCAGGGCGTGAGGCCGCAACTCCGGACGGAAGTGCCGGAAGGCACACTGGAACTGCCGGAATTCTGGAATACGGTCAAGACGCTCGATCAGGTTGTGCCGGTCGACTACTATCTGCCTGGCTGCCCGCCGGAGGCCAAGTGGGTCGTCGCCGCGGTGGAAGCCATTCTGACCAACAAGCTGCCACCGCCCGGCTCGGTGATCGGCATGGATGTAGCCGTCTGTGATGAGTGTCCGCGCAAGCGTGACGTCAAAAAGATCACCCGCTTCTACCGACCCCAAGAGATCGTCCCCGATCCGGAGATTTGCCTGTTGGAACAGGGACTGTTCTGCGCCGGGATCGCCACGCGGGCCGGTTGCGGGGCGCTGTGCCCGTCGGTCAACATGGGCTGCCGGGGCTGCTACGGCCCGGTGGAGGGCGTGGAGGATATCGGCGCGCGGTTGATCAGTGCTGTTGCGTCGGTCATCGAGGCCAAGACGCCGGAGGAGATCGACGCCGTGCTCGATACGCTGCCCGACCCGGCGGGGTACTTCTACCGCTTCAGCCTGGCGCGTTCCTTCCTGCGGCGGACGCGGATGGGCCAGCAGGATGGGCGCCGGGTCGCCGAGCCAATCGCAGAAGTCCCGCGCCTTGAGCCTGAACTGGCGGATTAG